The following is a genomic window from Kineosporia corallincola.
AGGGCAAGTCCTGCTTCTATAAGTAGGCACATCGGGTCGGCGATAGCCCGAGCGGGTGTGAAACCGAGCCGAAGGCGCCGGTGCGCGGGACACTTGGTCCCACGCACCGGCGCCTTTTCACCTGAGGAGCAGCCATGACGCTCACCGCCGAAGAAGTCCGGACCTACGTCGGCCGAATGGTTTTCGACTCCGACCACGAGATGCTCGGACCGGTGGAGGGGATCTACTTCAACGACTCCACCGGGGTTCCGGAGTGGTTGTCGTTCTCCACCGATTTCCTTTCGTACCGGGACGCTTTCGTGCCGGCTGCGACCGTCGTGCCGTTCGGGGAGGGCATCTCGCTACCGCTGGACCGGGAGATCCTGCGGCACATGCCACGGATCAAGCCGCGCGAGGGTGCCCTGTCGAGCGCCCAGGTGGCCCGGCTGCACGAATACTTCGGCACGTTCTCCGGCGAGCACTTCAGCTCGGCCCACGAGGGCGCGCCGATCAAGGCCGTCGCACCGCTGATCCCGGCCCAGCGCTCGGGTTTCCGGGGCCGCTCGTTCGAGGTGGCCTTCGGTACCGGCGCCCCGGTGCCGGGTGAGCCGCACGATGTCACGCTTCAGGGCACCGGTAACCACGCTCCCTGAAAAGCTTTTCACACCAATGGACGACGAAGAGCCTTCTTGTCCGGTTTGCCGCCGGGTGTGAGCGGCAGCTCGTCGATCACCGTGAACCCCCGGGGCACCCAGGCCTCCCCCAGTCGTTCCGTCACGGCGCGGCGCAGCCCCGGTTCCAGGAGTTCCGTCGGCGTGTCGTCACGCAGGATCAGGAAGGCCTCGATCGCCTCGCCAGTGGTCTCGTCGGGCACGCCCACCACGTAGGCCGAGTCGACGGACGGGTGCGTGGCCAGCACCCGCTCGATCGGCCCGGCGTAATACACGTTGGCGTTGACGATCACCACGTCGCGGGCCCGCCCCTCCAGGTGCAGGAAGCCCTCGGCGTCGAGGCCGCCGAGGTCGCGGGTGCGGATCCAGCCGTCCGGCGTGAACACCTCGGCCTGCTCGCGCTCGATGTCGCCCTGGTTGATGTAACCGACGGTCTGCTGCGGCGTTCGCACGTAGATCTCGCCGTCGTCACGGGTCTGCACCTGGTTGCGCGGAAGCGGCCGGCCGACCGAGGTCATGGCCGCTTCCGAGGCCAGGGCCTGGTCGGGCGACAGCATGCTGATCAGGCCGCACTCGGTCTGCCCGTAGCCCTGGAACACGATCGGCCCGAGCAGGTGCAGGGCCTCGGCGTAGCGGCGCGGGTCGAGCGGTGAGCCCGACACCATCAGCCCGCGCAGGCCGCTCACGTCGGCCCCCTCGTCCCGCACCGCGGCCAGCAGGGCCAGCAGCTTGGGCACGGTGATGATGCTGCCGGTCAGCCGGTGCCGGGCCACCAGCTCGGGGAACGGGGCGTCGCGCTCGGGGATCACCAGCCGGCCGCCGTGCAACAGGGTCATCAAGGCGTAGTCGAGCATGACGGCGCTGCTGAGCGTGCCGTGCAGCAGGTAGCGGTCCAGGCGGGAACCCAGGTCGGCGAGCACGTCGGAGTGGAACTCGGTGCGGGACGGCCAGTCCGCGTTCAGCGCGGCGTAGGTCTGCGCCGCACCCTTCGGGTTGCCGGTGCTGCCGCTGGTGTAGGTGATGCGGGCCTCGTCGGCGTCGCGGCCGCGAGGCTCCAGGTCGTGGTCCTCGTCGGCGTCCCGGTCGAGCGTCAGCCGGTCGACGTCCACCAGCACCAGGTCGGGCCGGGCCTTCAGCACCAGGTCGACGGGGGTGGCGGCGTCCACCAGCCCCCAGCCGATCCGCTCGTCCAGCAGGTAGGCCAGCTGGTCGGCGGTCAGCCCGGGCCGCACCCCACTCACCCGGGCGCCCACCACGTGGGCCGCCAGGTTCGCCGCGAACCCCTGCGCCGTCACCCCGACCATCAGCGCCACTCCCGAGCCCGGCCCGGCACCGGCCGTGCGCAGGGCCGCGGTGGCGCGGCACACCAGGCTCAGCATCCCGGCGCCCGTCACCTCCTGACCGGCGCGCTCCAGGACGACCTCCCCGGCGCGCACACGCAGATGCTCGAGAACCCTGCTCGGGAACTTGTCGCTCACAGCTCTCCCAGTTGGTAGCCCAGGTTGTGGACGGTGCGGACCGCGGTGCGGCCCAGCTTGCGGCGCAGGTAGTAGACGTAGGTGGCGACCAGTGAGGCGGACGAGGCGTCGCGGAACACCCGGCGCGCCAGCTCTTCCCGGGGGTGCACCGCGGCCGGGTGGTCGGCCAGGATCCGGATCAGCCGGAACTCCCTGTCGGACAACGGGATCCGCCCGCCCTCGGGCAGCACGGCGGTGCGGCTGCGCAGGTCGAGCTGCCCCTCGCCGATCCGCAGCACCTGCGCCAGTTCGACCGGGCGGCGGCACAGGGCCCGCAGTCGCGCGGTCAGCTCCCCGGTCTCGAACGGCCGGGCCAGGTAGTCGTCGGCGCCGGAGTCGAGGGCCTCGATCAGCTCGGGCACCGTGCGGTCGGGAGCGATCAGCAGCGCCCTCGTGGTGACGGCCCGGCCACGCAGCCGCCGGATCAGGCTCACCCCGTCGACCACCGGCAGCGTGCGGGAGATGACCATGACGTCGTAGGTACGGGTCAGGGCCAGGTGCAGGCCGGCCTGACCGTCCCGGGCCTGCTCCACGTCGTAGCCCTCACACCGCAGCACCCGGCTCAACGCTGAGGAGGGTTCGGCGTCGTCGTCGGCGAGCAGAAGTCGTGGCGCCCGGCGGCGTTCCCTGTTTGCCATCGTTGGAAAGTTGCATAGGGTACGTAAAGGACTCGATCGGGCAACGATAAATGCTTGAAAGTTAACTCACTTTCCTCACGCGGTGGCGGCCGGAGCCAGCTCGGGTTCCCGGGCCCGGGTGCGGCGGGCCTCCAGCCGGTCGATCAGGGTGAGCGCGGGCGTCGTCATCAAAGTGGTCACCAGCGCAACGAGCACCAGGGCGGTGAACATCCGCTCGCTCACGAGCCCTGCGCTCAGCCCCACGTTGAGGGCGATCAGCTGCATCAGGCCGCGGGCGTTCATCAGGGCCCCGATCCGGGCGGCCACCAGTGGCGGCTGCCCGGCGATCCGGGCGGCGGCCCAGCAGGCGCCGAACTTCCCGATCACGGCCGCGGCGATGCAGGCCAGGGCGAACAGCAGCACGGCCGGGTCACCGAGCAGGCCGAACTTGGTCTGGAGCCCCGAATAGGTGAAGAACAGCGGCAGGAACAGGCCGTTCGCCAGCGGGAGATCGCCGTCATCACCTGCTCGCTGTCCTCGTTCTGCGGCATCACCATGCCCACGCAGAAGGCGCCGAACACGGCGTACAGGCCGATCTCGTCGGTGTACCAGGCCACCGCGAAGAGCAGCAGGAGGACGGCGATGAGCCGGGTCTGCGGATCGAAGCGGGTCCGTTCCATCACTGTCGTGACCACCCGGCGCCCGGCCACCAGGACCAGCACCGCGAACACCACCGCGCCGCCGAGTGTGAGCAGCGCCGGGCCGAACTCGCCGGAGGCGGCGGCGAGCACGAAGGCCAGCAGGATCCAGGCGGTAGCGTCGTCGATCGCCCCGCCGGCCATGGCGAGCGACCCGTGCGGGGTGCCGGCGTGCCCGCGCTCGGTGACGATGCGGGCCAGCATCGGGAACGCCGTGATGGCCAGCGCCACCCCGACGAAGGCCGCGGACACCCCGGTGGACACCCCCTCGGCGAAGACCGGCACGTGGTCGCGTGAGACCACGGTCAGCAGCACCCCGAGCAGCAGCGGCGCGCTGACCCCGGCCAGCGAGATCAGCCCGGCCGTCCCGGCCACCCCGCGAGGGCGGTGCGCGCCGAACTCGTGGCCGGCCGTGAACATGAACAGCACCAGGCCGATCTGGCCCAGCACGTACAGCACCGGCCGCAGCTGATCGGGGAACAGCGCGTCCTGCACCTTTGGGAACAGCAACCCGAGCAGGCTGGGGCCGAGCAGCACGCCGGCCAGCATCTCGCTGACCACCGCCGGCTGCCCGGCCTTGCCGAGCAGCCAGGCCACGGCCCGGCAGACCAGCACGATCACCACGACGGCGATGAAGAACCGGGGGGCGAGCTCGGTCGGGGTCATCGCCCGACCACCTCCTTCGGGGCCGGGCCGTGCTCCGGATGTTCGTCGAAATACGTCGCGCAGAGCCGTTTCCGCCGTGCGTCCCAGACCATGTAGCTGCCGAGAACGAGCTGCGTCACGCTGGTCGTGACGTCGTCCACCCGGTCGCGGGCCCGCATCCGGGCCAGCGGCACCCGCAGGTCCGGCCGCGGCCGGTCACGCCGCACCAGCAGGCACGGCCCCCGGTTCGGCATCGAGCGGGTGTGCGAGGCCGAGCTGCGCAACGTGTAGCGGCGCAGCACCTCACGCGCCGCCGCCCGCATCATCACCGGTGCCATGCCGCGCGCCGGGCAGGCCCGGTTGGCGGTGACCCCGAACGGGATGAAGCTCGCGTCCTTGCGTTTCAGCGAGAGCCAGCGGTCCGGGCGGAACTCGTCGTCCGGGGCCGGGCCGGTGCGGTGGAAGGCCAGGTAGTTGAACAGCAGCACCGAGCCGGTGGGCAGGGTGCGGCCGGGCAGCTCGATCGGCGCGGTGGTGATCCGGTGGGCGATGCCGAACAGCGGGTTCACCCGCAGCGCCTCGTCGATCACCCGGTCCAGCAGCTCGTCGTCGTCCAGGTGCGCGGCCAGCTGGTCCTGCACGTCCGGATGCTGCGCGACCGCCATCAGCAGGTGCGCCATCGCCTCGGACATCTGCACCACGGCGGTGTTGAAGAACGCGCCCTGGAGGTACCAGGCGGTCTCCAGGGTGCTGAACTCGTCGTCCGGCAGGGTGACCAGCGACTCCCCTGCCTCCAGCCGCTCCACCAGGTAATCGGTCAGGGCGTCGCGCCGGTCCATGTGCCGCAGGCTGGTGCCCTTCAGCGCGGTGATCACGTCGTCGGCGTTGCCCACGATCAGGTCGCGTGCCCGCGGCGGGCAGGGCTCGCCGAAGACCAGCTCGTAGTAGGCCTCGGCCCAGATCGGCATCATCAGGTCGCGGATCCGGACCGGGCTCACGTCGTCCAACGGCAGTTCGTCCAGCACGGCGGCGGCGCGGTCGGCGGCGAGCCGCTCGGCGTCCTTCAGCGGCACGGCCAGGGCCTGGCGCGTCGTGCGGGCCACGGTGCGGTAGCGCGGTCCGGGTTCCAGGTGCTCCTGATGCATCTGCGGGCCGGGCGCTAGCCAGTACCAGAACAGGTCGGACAGGCCCGCCCCCAGACTGCGGCCGTCGGCGGCCGGGTCGGAGTAGAGCCGCTCGAAGTGCTCGGCACCGATCCCGGGGCCGGGCACCGGGATGCCCTCCTCACCGTTGATCAGGGTGAAAATGCCTTCGCGCAGCCGGATCACGGCCGGCGGCAGCCACCACGGCGAGCTCGCCGTCGCGGCGGCGGCCAGCAGGGCACGGCGGATCATGCGGTTCCTCCTGTCGGGGCCGAGAGATGGGGAGCCAGGACGTCCGGGCCCAGTTCTCCCGGCGATCGGGCGCCGCACAGGGCCATCGCCTCGTCGAGCTCGGTGCGCAGCAGTTCGAGCACCTCACGCACACCGTCCTGTCCGGCGGCGGCCAGGCCCCACAGCACCGGGCGGCCGATGCCGACGGCCGTGGCCCCGAGGGCGAGTGCCCGCACCACGTCGATCCCGCGGCGCACCCCGCCGTCCACGATCAGCGGAAAACCCTGGGGGACGACGGCGGCCACGCCGGGCAGGGCGTCGGCCGTGGCGATCGCGCCGTCCAGCTGCCGGCCTCCGTGGTTGGACACGAACAGGCCGTCCACACCGTGCTCGACGGCGAGCCGGGCGTCGTCGGGATGCAGCACTCCCTTGAGCAGGATCGGCAGGTCCGTGGTCTCCCGCAGCCGGGCGACCGCGTCCCAGGTCAGGCCGGCGTCCATCACGATGTCGCGCAGCACGCCCGCGTCGTCCACCAGGTTCTCGCAGCGCAGGCCACCGGGAAGATCGTGGAAACCGTTGCGGTGGTCCCGCTCCCGTCGCCCGAACACCGGGGAGTCGACCGTGACCACGAGCGCGCCGTAACCGGCCCGTCCGGCCCGGCGCACCAGATGACGGGTGAAGTCCTGGTCGGGCTGGAGGTACAGCTGGAGCCAGGGCCGCGTGGTGTGCGCGGCGACCTCCTCCAGCCTGGTCGTGGCGGCCATCGAGACCACCATCGTCACCCCGGCCGCCTCCGCCGCCCTGGCCGTGGCCGGCTCGCCCGCGGGATGGGCGAGGCGGTGGAAGGCGGTCGGCGAGAGCAGCACCGGCATCGAGTTCGGCCGGCCGAGGAGGCTGGTCGCGAGGCTCCGGGCGGACACGTCGCGCAGCACCCGCGGCCTCAGCCGGATCCGCTCGAACGCGGCCAGGTTGGCACGCGCCGTGCTCTCGTCGCCGGCCGCCCCGGCGAAGAAGTCGGCGTGCACCGGGTCCAGCACCGTCGCCGCCTCACGTTCGACATCGGCCAGGCTGAGGCGTTTTCCGGGCAGCACGTCAGTGGCCGGCACCGACCACCTCCAGCTGGTGGGCCAGGAACGCCGTCAGCGGCTCCTGGTGCACCGCGGGCCGGTTCCACTCGTTCTCCAGGTTCTCAGCCAGATGGTGCGTGGCCACCAGTTCCGGCGCGCCGCCGGTCTTGCGGTAGTGGCGGACGACGGGGTGCAGGTAGGCCGCGTCGTGGGCCTGCCCCGGCTCGTCCTGGGCGATGCGGGCGACGTCGATGTCGAAGGGGTCCACCTGGTCGTGGTCGGGGCCGTACTCCAGTGTGACCACGAAGGCGTGCTCCGGAACGCCCACGCCGCCCTCGCGGAAGTAGTCCACCGGAACCTCTTCCAGGTAGCGCGCCTGACCGCCGTCGACCGTCACCACGTCGGCCAGCACACCGAACTGCTGCCACAGTGCCGAGGTGCGGTTGACCCGGGCGATCACCGCGTCGGTGATCGCCACCGGCTCCGCGGCCAGCTCGGTGGACGGCCAGTCCTGGCCCTCGTAGCGCTGGTCGAGGATCCTGGACAGCGCCCGCACCGCGTACCGGAACCCGTGGATGAAGCCGCTCGTCGACTTCTTGAAATCGCGCATCTGGCTGAGGGTTCCGGCGATGTACAGGCCTGGCACATTCACCGACTCCCAGGCCGACGTCTGCGCCGGGAAGCGGTCGCGGATGACCAGGTCGGGCTTGCTGTCCTCGTCGAAGATGCTCGCGTCGAACCGGAATCCGGCGGCCAGGATCACCCGGTCGTAGGTCAGGTCCTTGTGCACCTCGTTCACGCGGGCGAAGCTGAACGTGACCGTGAAGGTGCCGTCGTCGTTCTTGCGGATCCGCTGCACGTCGCCGTCGAGGATCGCGTTCTGCGACTTCAGCTGGTAGGTGTCGAGGAAGTTGTTGTTGACGGCGCGCAGGTGACCGACGAAGTGTGTGCGCCAGGCCAGTTTCAGCGAGTTCGGGCCGGCGACGTGCAGCACCGAGGTGGTCTCGACCAGGTTGTCGGCGGTCTCGAAGGCCGAGTTCCCCTTGCCGATGATCAGCACGCGCTGGTCGATGAAGTCGTCCGGGTCCACACTCACTGTGTCGTAGTGCTCGACCGTCTCGATGCCCTCGATCTGCGGCACGTTCAGCTGCGAGACACCGGTGGCCACGATCAGCCGCTTCGCCCGCCAGGTCTGGTCCCCGGAGCGCACCTCGAACTCGTCGCCCTGCCGGGACACCCCGTCGACGCGGGTGTCGTAACGCACCTGGACGCCGGTCTGCTCGGCGAAGTGCTCGAGGTAGCCGACCAGGTCGTCGGCCGCCGGGAAGTAGCGCCGGGTGCGGGAGGTGAACCGCAGATCCGGGTCGGGCCGGTCGCTGAGCAGCGAGTTCCAGTCCATCCGCAGGTTGAACTCGGGGTCGTCCGAACCGGTGTGACGCTTGTTGATCGAGATCAGCTGCCGGTGCCGCGGGTAGGTACGGAAGAAGGTGCCCGGGCCGGGCCCGGCCTCCAGAACCAGGTAGTCGCGGCCGGTGTGCTGGAACCGGGCGGCCAGCTGGAGCCCGGCCGGTCCGGCTCCGATGATCAGGTAGTCGATCGCGGCAGTCATGGCGGTGAACGCTAGGTCGGGGATCTCAGAGAAAGTTCAGGACCTCCGACTCTCGACTGGTGCTCACGGTCAACGGCGCGAAACTGGTGCCCACGCACCAAGGGAGGAGCAGCAGTCATGAACCTGAAGCCTCAGGAGGCCCGCGACCTGGTAGGACGCCCGGTGCACGACTCCCACGGCGAGCGCCTGGGCGCCGTCAGCGGGGTGTACTTCAACGACGTCGGCCGGGACCTCGCATGGGTGTCCTTCGTCACGGACCCGGAATCCTCCGACGCGGAATCTGCCCGGAACGGGCAGGCTTTCGTGCCCGCCGGACAGTTGCAGACGCATCAGGACCGGCTCACCCTGCCCTTCGACCGGGGTGTGCTGGAGAACCAGCCGCACATCGAGCCGCACGACGGCAGCCTGTCGAACGCGCAGGTGGCGCGGTTGCACGAGTTCTTCCACACCTTCGACGGGCACAGCCGGATCACCGGCGCGAGCGAGGGCGAGCCGCCGACCGCCCGGGTGGTGGAATCCACGGAGAAATCACGGGTTCCGTTCACCGGGCGCGGTCATGAGGCGGCCTTCGGCACCGGTGCGGCCCTGCCGGGCGAACCGCACGACGTGACGCTTCAGGGCAACGGGAACTCGGCACCCTGAACCCGGGCGTGTGCTTCGCTGGTCTTCGCCGGTAGTTCAGTCGAAGTCGGGATGGCCGAACATGCCCTCGGCGTCCAGATCGGCCAGTTCCTCACGAATGGCCTGATAGGCGATGCCCGAGCCGTAGCCCTTGCGGGCGAGCATGCCGGCCAGGCGCCGCATGCGGCGTTCCGGGTCGTCCTTGGTCATGCTGGGCGCCTTCTTGCGTACCAGCTGGCGGGCCGCCGCGAGTTCGTCGTCGGAGCTGAGTGAGTCCACGGCCTCGCGGACGGTCTCGTCGGCCACACCCTTCTGACGCAGTTCGTAGGCGAGTGCCCGCTTGGCCAGACCCCGCCCGGTGTGCCGGTTCTCGACGTACTGCTGGGCGAAGGCGGAGTCGTCGACCAGATTGACCTCTTCGAACCGGTCGAGCACAGCCGCGGCGATGTCGTCGGGAATGCCCTTCTGCGCCAGCACCTTCGCCAGCTGGGAGCGGGTGCGGTCACCGGCGGAGAGCTGCCTCAGCAGGATCTCGCGGGCATCTTCCTCGTGCTCGGCGGGTGTGCGGGGATCTACCTCGGTCTCGGTCTCGTCCGTGGAGGACCTGTCGCCAGGGTCGTTCTCGCGGGCTCTGCGGCGCAGGCCGCGGGAGTTGCCCTCTGCGGGATCGCGGCGCTTGCGGCTCAGGCCCCGGGAGCTGCCGTCGCGGTCGCGGGAGCTGCGGCCCGTTGTCGTAGGGTCGGCGTCGGAGTGGTCGGGGTGACCGGTGCCGTCATGAGTGGTGGCACCGTCTGCGGTTCCCGCCCAGCGGCTTTCGTCACGGCCCACCCTGCGCAGACCTCGGGGCTGCTTCTCCCGGTTCTGGCGGTTCTCCCGGTTCTGGCGGTTCTCCCGGTTCTTGCGGTTCTGG
Proteins encoded in this region:
- a CDS encoding alpha-hydroxy acid oxidase; protein product: MPATDVLPGKRLSLADVEREAATVLDPVHADFFAGAAGDESTARANLAAFERIRLRPRVLRDVSARSLATSLLGRPNSMPVLLSPTAFHRLAHPAGEPATARAAEAAGVTMVVSMAATTRLEEVAAHTTRPWLQLYLQPDQDFTRHLVRRAGRAGYGALVVTVDSPVFGRRERDHRNGFHDLPGGLRCENLVDDAGVLRDIVMDAGLTWDAVARLRETTDLPILLKGVLHPDDARLAVEHGVDGLFVSNHGGRQLDGAIATADALPGVAAVVPQGFPLIVDGGVRRGIDVVRALALGATAVGIGRPVLWGLAAAGQDGVREVLELLRTELDEAMALCGARSPGELGPDVLAPHLSAPTGGTA
- a CDS encoding RecX family transcriptional regulator, translating into MTDDQRRSRGVPEGGTPGLATVHDLFSGRAPKRGAGAKGSKKDPGRPDGANNTGGPNSAAGPNNTVVSLDGTRLNQHDLRDMIAQKEAEWRAARSAETGRETSHETGRESNREADRTAGRKSDRETGPVGARWADDAETRDPAVEPSPGAWSGAKQSPDEDLVQPAWSSPDWAGEGSARDPGRGSGPGTPLRQNRKNRENRQNRENRQNREKQPRGLRRVGRDESRWAGTADGATTHDGTGHPDHSDADPTTTGRSSRDRDGSSRGLSRKRRDPAEGNSRGLRRRARENDPGDRSSTDETETEVDPRTPAEHEEDAREILLRQLSAGDRTRSQLAKVLAQKGIPDDIAAAVLDRFEEVNLVDDSAFAQQYVENRHTGRGLAKRALAYELRQKGVADETVREAVDSLSSDDELAAARQLVRKKAPSMTKDDPERRMRRLAGMLARKGYGSGIAYQAIREELADLDAEGMFGHPDFD
- a CDS encoding NAD(P)-binding domain-containing protein, whose product is MTAAIDYLIIGAGPAGLQLAARFQHTGRDYLVLEAGPGPGTFFRTYPRHRQLISINKRHTGSDDPEFNLRMDWNSLLSDRPDPDLRFTSRTRRYFPAADDLVGYLEHFAEQTGVQVRYDTRVDGVSRQGDEFEVRSGDQTWRAKRLIVATGVSQLNVPQIEGIETVEHYDTVSVDPDDFIDQRVLIIGKGNSAFETADNLVETTSVLHVAGPNSLKLAWRTHFVGHLRAVNNNFLDTYQLKSQNAILDGDVQRIRKNDDGTFTVTFSFARVNEVHKDLTYDRVILAAGFRFDASIFDEDSKPDLVIRDRFPAQTSAWESVNVPGLYIAGTLSQMRDFKKSTSGFIHGFRYAVRALSRILDQRYEGQDWPSTELAAEPVAITDAVIARVNRTSALWQQFGVLADVVTVDGGQARYLEEVPVDYFREGGVGVPEHAFVVTLEYGPDHDQVDPFDIDVARIAQDEPGQAHDAAYLHPVVRHYRKTGGAPELVATHHLAENLENEWNRPAVHQEPLTAFLAHQLEVVGAGH
- a CDS encoding PRC-barrel domain-containing protein translates to MNLKPQEARDLVGRPVHDSHGERLGAVSGVYFNDVGRDLAWVSFVTDPESSDAESARNGQAFVPAGQLQTHQDRLTLPFDRGVLENQPHIEPHDGSLSNAQVARLHEFFHTFDGHSRITGASEGEPPTARVVESTEKSRVPFTGRGHEAAFGTGAALPGEPHDVTLQGNGNSAP
- a CDS encoding class I adenylate-forming enzyme family protein, encoding MSDKFPSRVLEHLRVRAGEVVLERAGQEVTGAGMLSLVCRATAALRTAGAGPGSGVALMVGVTAQGFAANLAAHVVGARVSGVRPGLTADQLAYLLDERIGWGLVDAATPVDLVLKARPDLVLVDVDRLTLDRDADEDHDLEPRGRDADEARITYTSGSTGNPKGAAQTYAALNADWPSRTEFHSDVLADLGSRLDRYLLHGTLSSAVMLDYALMTLLHGGRLVIPERDAPFPELVARHRLTGSIITVPKLLALLAAVRDEGADVSGLRGLMVSGSPLDPRRYAEALHLLGPIVFQGYGQTECGLISMLSPDQALASEAAMTSVGRPLPRNQVQTRDDGEIYVRTPQQTVGYINQGDIEREQAEVFTPDGWIRTRDLGGLDAEGFLHLEGRARDVVIVNANVYYAGPIERVLATHPSVDSAYVVGVPDETTGEAIEAFLILRDDTPTELLEPGLRRAVTERLGEAWVPRGFTVIDELPLTPGGKPDKKALRRPLV
- a CDS encoding cytochrome P450, yielding MIRRALLAAAATASSPWWLPPAVIRLREGIFTLINGEEGIPVPGPGIGAEHFERLYSDPAADGRSLGAGLSDLFWYWLAPGPQMHQEHLEPGPRYRTVARTTRQALAVPLKDAERLAADRAAAVLDELPLDDVSPVRIRDLMMPIWAEAYYELVFGEPCPPRARDLIVGNADDVITALKGTSLRHMDRRDALTDYLVERLEAGESLVTLPDDEFSTLETAWYLQGAFFNTAVVQMSEAMAHLLMAVAQHPDVQDQLAAHLDDDELLDRVIDEALRVNPLFGIAHRITTAPIELPGRTLPTGSVLLFNYLAFHRTGPAPDDEFRPDRWLSLKRKDASFIPFGVTANRACPARGMAPVMMRAAAREVLRRYTLRSSASHTRSMPNRGPCLLVRRDRPRPDLRVPLARMRARDRVDDVTTSVTQLVLGSYMVWDARRKRLCATYFDEHPEHGPAPKEVVGR
- a CDS encoding response regulator transcription factor, which produces MANRERRRAPRLLLADDDAEPSSALSRVLRCEGYDVEQARDGQAGLHLALTRTYDVMVISRTLPVVDGVSLIRRLRGRAVTTRALLIAPDRTVPELIEALDSGADDYLARPFETGELTARLRALCRRPVELAQVLRIGEGQLDLRSRTAVLPEGGRIPLSDREFRLIRILADHPAAVHPREELARRVFRDASSASLVATYVYYLRRKLGRTAVRTVHNLGYQLGEL